One genomic segment of Salinibacter grassmerensis includes these proteins:
- a CDS encoding fumarylacetoacetate hydrolase family protein has product MKIPLPTHSAPVSVGKVLCIGRNYADHAAEMDRDVPDEPMVFLKPPSALIRSGAAVQLPSQSRDVHHEVELVAVVGRKGKGIARSAALDHVAGYAVGLDMTARDLQAEAKERRHPWSVAKGFDTFAPLGPIQPVEAVGDVQDLTLQLTVNDETRQEASTRHQIFPVRELVHYCSQIFTLSPGDLLYTGTPSGVGPVQEGDRLHASATGLDPLSVSVERPE; this is encoded by the coding sequence ATGAAGATCCCTCTTCCCACCCATTCCGCGCCGGTGTCCGTCGGCAAGGTTCTCTGCATCGGTCGCAACTACGCCGACCACGCCGCCGAAATGGACCGGGATGTCCCCGACGAGCCGATGGTGTTTCTGAAGCCGCCGTCGGCCCTCATCCGGTCGGGGGCGGCGGTGCAGTTACCCTCGCAGTCCCGGGACGTACACCACGAAGTCGAACTGGTGGCGGTCGTCGGGCGGAAGGGAAAAGGGATAGCCCGATCGGCGGCGCTCGATCACGTTGCCGGCTACGCCGTGGGGCTTGACATGACGGCGCGTGACCTGCAGGCGGAGGCCAAAGAGCGGCGTCATCCCTGGTCGGTGGCGAAGGGGTTCGATACCTTCGCGCCGCTCGGTCCCATCCAGCCTGTGGAGGCCGTGGGGGATGTCCAGGACCTGACCCTACAACTGACGGTGAACGACGAGACGCGTCAGGAGGCCAGCACCCGACACCAGATCTTTCCGGTGCGGGAACTCGTGCACTACTGCTCGCAAATTTTTACCCTGTCGCCGGGCGACCTGTTGTACACCGGCACCCCATCCGGGGTCGGCCCCGTGCAGGAGGGCGATCGGCTGCACGCTTCCGCGACGGGGCTGGACCCCCTGAGCGTCTCGGTCGAGCGGCCCGAATGA
- the rplU gene encoding 50S ribosomal protein L21, translating into MYAVVDVKDKQFKVQEGDTLYVPYHSDATAGQELTLDRVLLVSDGDGDVTLGTPAVEDVTATARVLEHVKGDKVIVFKKKRRKRYRVKKGHRQQYTQIEIESLNVNGTASSDDEEESAETSEAETNAESDAEPAEA; encoded by the coding sequence ATGTACGCAGTTGTTGACGTCAAGGACAAGCAGTTCAAAGTTCAAGAGGGCGACACCTTGTATGTCCCCTACCATTCGGACGCGACCGCCGGTCAAGAATTGACCCTGGACCGGGTGCTTCTCGTGTCCGACGGCGACGGGGATGTCACCCTCGGGACGCCGGCCGTTGAGGACGTTACCGCCACGGCCCGTGTGCTGGAGCACGTAAAGGGCGACAAGGTCATCGTGTTCAAGAAGAAACGGCGCAAACGGTATCGCGTTAAGAAAGGACACCGGCAGCAGTATACCCAGATTGAGATTGAATCGTTAAACGTAAACGGCACCGCGTCCTCCGACGACGAAGAGGAGTCTGCCGAGACGTCAGAGGCGGAGACCAATGCGGAATCGGACGCCGAGCCGGCCGAGGCGTAA
- the rpmA gene encoding 50S ribosomal protein L27, with protein sequence MAHKKAMGSTENTRDSNPSYLGVKSYGGEHVHAGSIIVRQRGTKFHPGHNVGRGSDDTLFAKDHGVVKFARSGGDRKYVHVVPEEA encoded by the coding sequence ATGGCACATAAGAAAGCCATGGGGTCTACGGAAAACACCCGTGACTCCAATCCCAGCTATCTTGGCGTAAAGTCGTACGGTGGCGAGCACGTGCACGCGGGCAGCATCATTGTCCGTCAGCGCGGCACCAAGTTTCACCCCGGCCACAATGTGGGCCGCGGCAGCGACGACACGCTATTTGCGAAGGACCACGGCGTTGTCAAGTTCGCCCGGAGCGGCGGCGACCGCAAGTACGTCCACGTGGTTCCGGAAGAGGCGTAG
- a CDS encoding aminotransferase class V-fold PLP-dependent enzyme translates to MSIPPIPSAYRFPDEPNVVELRSFTHGLQPERVPHMMEQFTEDWRQRGVDAWNEVPNHWRPDAEDTVGWWTLPTYLGDEFVAPLLGAPPKTCILQPSVHWTVQCLLSSPEVATRGREVLVPETAFPSVLHSVQRWSDLRDLDPHVVSSTDAHRVDQTALLNAIGPDTALVALSHVGFTTGACLPDSFLRSVAERARRHDALFLLDGYHAAATRPIDVAHLGCDLYVGGLLKEASGSAGNTFVYLRDGLELTPRLTGWFGNAAPFEFRPEPTPHPDVRRRFLGGTTPVAPMYHAVEGVRLLLDLGLDAVRDHSLTLTDRAIERADALDVPLRSPRAPDERSAMVLLEVPEAERLAAHLKQHHVYTDSRRNEVLRMAPFVWNTKDEIDRAFDLLGDALEAGAYRSRSVDAAGPVT, encoded by the coding sequence ATGTCTATTCCGCCCATTCCCTCCGCGTACCGCTTCCCCGACGAGCCCAACGTGGTGGAGCTCCGGTCCTTCACCCACGGCCTTCAGCCCGAGCGGGTACCCCACATGATGGAGCAATTCACGGAGGACTGGCGTCAGCGAGGGGTGGACGCCTGGAACGAGGTCCCCAACCACTGGCGCCCCGACGCGGAGGACACGGTCGGCTGGTGGACCCTGCCGACCTACCTCGGCGATGAATTTGTCGCTCCCCTGCTGGGCGCGCCACCGAAAACCTGCATTCTGCAGCCGAGCGTGCACTGGACGGTTCAGTGCCTCCTCTCCAGCCCCGAAGTGGCCACCCGCGGTCGCGAGGTCCTCGTCCCCGAGACCGCCTTCCCCTCCGTCCTGCACAGCGTGCAGCGGTGGAGTGACCTCCGCGATCTCGACCCGCACGTCGTTTCCTCCACCGACGCGCACCGCGTCGACCAGACGGCCTTGCTCAATGCCATCGGCCCCGACACCGCCCTCGTGGCCCTCAGCCACGTCGGGTTCACGACCGGCGCCTGCCTCCCGGATTCATTTCTGCGATCGGTCGCGGAGCGTGCACGACGGCACGACGCGCTGTTTCTACTGGACGGCTACCACGCCGCCGCCACCCGCCCAATCGACGTGGCCCATCTCGGCTGCGACCTCTACGTCGGGGGCCTTTTGAAGGAAGCGTCTGGCTCGGCGGGGAATACGTTCGTGTATCTGCGGGACGGACTGGAGCTGACCCCGCGGCTCACCGGCTGGTTCGGAAACGCGGCCCCCTTCGAGTTTCGGCCCGAGCCGACCCCACACCCTGACGTGCGCCGGCGGTTTCTGGGCGGGACGACGCCCGTAGCCCCCATGTACCACGCCGTAGAGGGCGTTCGGCTGCTGCTCGACCTGGGCCTGGACGCCGTGCGCGACCACTCGCTCACCCTGACCGACCGCGCCATCGAGCGGGCCGATGCCCTCGACGTGCCCCTGCGCTCTCCCCGTGCCCCCGACGAGCGGAGCGCAATGGTGCTTCTGGAGGTACCGGAGGCCGAGCGCCTTGCGGCCCACCTCAAGCAGCATCACGTCTACACCGACAGTCGTCGCAACGAGGTCCTCCGCATGGCCCCCTTCGTCTGGAACACCAAGGACGAGATCGACCGGGCCTTCGACTTGCTCGGGGACGCTTTGGAGGCGGGCGCCTACCGCTCCCGCTCCGTAGACGCGGCCGGTCCGGTCACGTAG
- a CDS encoding M90 family metallopeptidase, with the protein MRIVRRSSMITTGLLALILGGGGAVVGHEATPMGPALGLVPAVMVLAVGLRRPWRRWRVAQTDLGPEHGQWLRERVPLYRKLDAAGRARFGRDVQFALDEYSFEGVQGVAVTDTLRLSVAAGIATLLHGRPSWELPGSRSVLFYPERFDETYHDNITASYDGMAHQQGPIILTVAAVRRSWAHPGDGNNVVLHELAHLFDFDNEGADGVPSLVDPGSAPDWQALVREEMRRIRQGRSVLRPYGAEAPSEFFAVAVEHFVEQPALMARRHEELFRALVSFFRIDPRTGATGDAAVEAGTAPSPT; encoded by the coding sequence ATGCGCATCGTCCGACGCTCCTCCATGATCACGACGGGGCTTCTGGCCCTGATCCTTGGCGGTGGGGGCGCGGTGGTCGGGCACGAGGCGACCCCGATGGGGCCCGCCCTGGGCCTCGTCCCGGCGGTCATGGTGCTAGCAGTGGGGCTTCGTCGTCCCTGGCGGCGCTGGCGAGTGGCCCAGACGGACCTCGGTCCCGAGCACGGCCAGTGGCTTCGAGAGCGAGTCCCCCTGTACCGAAAACTGGACGCGGCCGGCCGTGCCCGATTTGGGCGCGACGTGCAGTTTGCCCTAGACGAATATTCTTTTGAGGGCGTCCAGGGGGTGGCGGTGACCGATACGCTGCGACTCAGCGTCGCCGCGGGCATCGCGACGCTGCTGCACGGACGGCCCTCCTGGGAGCTGCCGGGGAGTCGGTCGGTGCTGTTCTATCCGGAGCGGTTCGACGAGACCTACCACGATAACATCACGGCCAGCTACGACGGCATGGCCCATCAGCAGGGGCCCATCATCCTGACGGTCGCCGCGGTGCGGCGCAGTTGGGCGCACCCGGGCGACGGAAACAACGTGGTGTTGCACGAGCTGGCCCACCTCTTCGATTTCGACAACGAAGGGGCGGACGGCGTGCCCTCCCTTGTCGATCCGGGGTCGGCCCCCGACTGGCAGGCGCTGGTGCGGGAGGAGATGCGTCGGATCCGGCAGGGGCGGTCGGTGCTGCGGCCATACGGGGCGGAGGCCCCGTCGGAGTTCTTCGCCGTGGCCGTTGAGCACTTCGTCGAGCAGCCGGCCCTGATGGCGCGCCGGCATGAGGAGCTCTTCCGCGCCCTGGTCTCATTTTTCCGCATTGATCCCCGCACCGGGGCGACGGGCGACGCGGCGGTGGAGGCCGGGACGGCGCCGAGCCCTACGTGA
- a CDS encoding SurA N-terminal domain-containing protein gives MGAMNKLRQNTGVILWILVLSFGIIWTLQDSDVFSAMNQTNRNVATVNGNPIQNEDYQRILKRQRQRFRQQLGGDMNPQMESRVREQAYNQVINQELLQQEMKQLGISVTDSEVEAMVFGENPHPIIRQQFADSTGQINRQLLQNMASNPEARSQWIKLEEYLGRQRRQQKMNSLVQSTIQVSETDIKDYYRRQNSSASAQYVALRYARVSGDSITVTESDLRNYYDNNREEYKREKTVTLQYATTSKEATAEDSSGISSDLASLRSDFATTENDSLFLLNNASDQDFSGTYRTPDQMNARVADSVYTSPEPGRIVGPVFGGGQAHLLKIRDTRPAEDDFLHARHILLKTDQADPEVTGRLQAIRDSIETGAASFTEMARRYSDDGSASDGGDLGWFARGSMVDAFEDAAFGAEPGTLIGPVRSEFGYHLIRVEARATQAIQVADLAYNLSPSRATLSDKESMLGDLAYFAEEDGAFREEAERLGLTVEEVQVETDQSSVPGIGQSSALSQFLESASDGAISDVIELSDKFVVAEVTNVTPEGYRSFSEVKSQIRPQVELQKKREVQTRRMERALAQNAFDALPDVLGTELRTQSEITYSTSTVPGLGQEPQFVGAVFGLDEGETSDVVAGNNAAFIVQTTQKTTPPPLTDQKRQQLRQQLLKQRRQQVFSDWIAALKEDASIEDNRTQLR, from the coding sequence ATGGGCGCGATGAACAAGCTCCGGCAGAACACCGGGGTGATTCTCTGGATTCTTGTCCTTTCATTCGGCATCATCTGGACCCTTCAGGATTCCGATGTCTTTTCGGCCATGAACCAGACGAACCGGAACGTGGCCACCGTCAACGGCAATCCGATTCAGAATGAGGACTACCAGCGCATTCTCAAACGCCAGCGCCAGCGGTTCCGGCAACAGCTGGGCGGCGACATGAATCCCCAGATGGAGAGCCGCGTGCGGGAGCAGGCCTACAACCAGGTCATCAACCAGGAGCTGCTGCAACAAGAAATGAAGCAGCTGGGCATCTCGGTGACCGATTCGGAGGTGGAGGCAATGGTATTCGGCGAGAACCCGCACCCCATCATCCGCCAGCAGTTCGCGGACTCGACCGGGCAGATCAACCGTCAGTTGCTGCAGAACATGGCGTCCAATCCGGAGGCCCGCTCCCAGTGGATCAAGCTTGAGGAATACCTGGGGCGGCAGCGGCGCCAACAGAAGATGAACTCTCTCGTGCAGTCCACGATTCAGGTGTCGGAGACGGACATCAAAGACTACTACCGCCGCCAGAATTCTTCTGCCTCGGCCCAGTACGTGGCCCTTCGCTACGCCCGCGTCTCAGGCGACTCGATCACGGTCACCGAGTCGGACCTCCGCAACTACTACGACAACAACCGTGAGGAGTACAAGCGCGAGAAGACGGTCACGTTGCAGTACGCAACGACGTCGAAGGAGGCCACGGCGGAGGACTCGTCAGGGATCTCCAGCGACCTGGCCAGTCTGCGGTCGGACTTCGCGACGACCGAGAATGACTCCCTCTTCCTGCTCAACAACGCTTCGGACCAGGACTTCTCGGGCACGTACCGCACCCCGGACCAGATGAATGCCCGCGTTGCCGACTCGGTCTACACGTCCCCCGAGCCCGGACGCATTGTTGGGCCCGTCTTCGGGGGCGGCCAGGCCCACCTCCTCAAGATCCGAGACACGCGCCCGGCCGAGGATGATTTCCTTCATGCCCGACACATTCTCCTGAAAACCGACCAGGCGGACCCTGAGGTGACCGGTCGGTTGCAGGCAATCCGGGACAGCATTGAAACGGGCGCTGCCTCGTTTACGGAGATGGCCCGCCGGTACTCGGACGATGGGTCGGCGTCGGACGGGGGCGACCTCGGTTGGTTTGCCCGCGGCAGCATGGTGGACGCATTTGAGGACGCCGCCTTTGGGGCCGAGCCGGGGACCCTCATCGGCCCCGTCCGGTCCGAGTTCGGCTACCACCTCATTCGGGTCGAGGCCCGTGCCACGCAGGCCATTCAGGTCGCCGACCTGGCCTACAACTTGAGCCCGAGTCGGGCTACCCTCTCCGACAAAGAGAGCATGCTGGGGGATCTCGCCTACTTCGCCGAGGAGGACGGGGCCTTTCGCGAGGAGGCCGAGCGCCTGGGTCTGACCGTGGAGGAGGTGCAGGTGGAGACCGACCAGTCCTCCGTCCCCGGCATCGGCCAGAGCTCCGCCCTGTCCCAATTCCTGGAGTCCGCCTCCGACGGCGCGATCAGCGACGTCATTGAGCTGAGTGACAAGTTTGTGGTCGCCGAGGTGACGAACGTCACCCCTGAGGGCTACCGCTCGTTCAGCGAGGTCAAGTCGCAGATCCGTCCGCAGGTGGAGCTTCAGAAGAAGCGTGAAGTGCAGACGCGGCGCATGGAGCGGGCCCTTGCCCAGAACGCCTTCGATGCCCTGCCGGATGTCCTCGGCACGGAGCTTCGCACGCAGTCCGAGATCACCTATTCCACCAGCACCGTGCCCGGACTCGGCCAGGAGCCGCAGTTCGTCGGTGCGGTCTTTGGGCTCGACGAGGGCGAAACGTCCGACGTAGTGGCGGGCAACAACGCAGCCTTCATTGTGCAGACCACTCAGAAGACCACTCCGCCTCCACTGACGGATCAAAAGCGCCAGCAGTTGCGCCAGCAGTTGCTCAAGCAGCGTCGCCAGCAGGTATTTTCCGACTGGATCGCGGCCCTCAAAGAAGATGCCTCCATCGAGGACAACCGCACCCAGCTGCGGTAG
- the dapF gene encoding diaminopimelate epimerase: protein MVSFTKMHGTGNDFIVFDNRSPQLSPDELSACAAAWCPRRYGVGADGLLALDAPETSTADYRMHYVNADGSRATMCGNGARCLFRFARRVGFQNDPLAFDTDAGLYRATAASGEEPAGVRLFVPDVTDFRAGVVLERSVPQAVETLCFAHAGTEHLVAVVDDLEAVPVSRWGRRLRRDPSLAPAGANVNFVELGHEEDLGLRTYEKGVEAETPSCGTGVLAAAETAGRLLKTDPDVTLQVNTPGGKLSVGRTEEGTLYLQGPAVSVFDGHIERPEDEA, encoded by the coding sequence ATGGTTTCGTTTACGAAGATGCACGGGACGGGGAACGACTTCATCGTCTTCGACAACCGGTCCCCCCAGCTCAGTCCGGACGAACTGTCGGCTTGTGCGGCGGCCTGGTGCCCGCGTCGCTATGGAGTGGGGGCGGACGGGCTTCTGGCCCTCGATGCCCCGGAGACCTCGACAGCCGACTATCGGATGCACTACGTGAACGCCGATGGGTCGCGTGCGACCATGTGTGGAAACGGCGCACGATGCCTCTTTCGGTTCGCCCGACGCGTCGGATTTCAAAATGATCCGCTGGCGTTCGATACCGACGCGGGACTGTACCGGGCCACTGCGGCATCGGGGGAGGAGCCGGCGGGTGTGCGCCTCTTCGTCCCGGACGTTACGGACTTCCGGGCCGGGGTGGTGCTTGAGCGATCGGTGCCACAGGCCGTTGAGACGCTTTGCTTCGCCCACGCGGGCACCGAGCATCTGGTGGCCGTGGTGGACGACCTCGAGGCCGTGCCGGTCTCAAGGTGGGGGCGTCGGCTCCGCCGCGATCCCAGCCTCGCCCCCGCCGGGGCCAATGTTAATTTCGTGGAGCTGGGGCATGAGGAGGACCTTGGGCTCCGCACCTACGAAAAGGGAGTGGAGGCCGAGACGCCATCCTGTGGCACCGGGGTGCTGGCCGCGGCAGAAACTGCCGGCCGTCTCCTAAAGACTGATCCCGATGTTACCCTGCAGGTCAACACGCCGGGCGGCAAACTCTCCGTGGGCCGGACTGAAGAGGGAACGTTGTACCTCCAGGGCCCGGCCGTCTCGGTATTTGACGGGCACATCGAGCGCCCGGAAGATGAGGCGTAA
- a CDS encoding PhoH family protein, whose protein sequence is MPEKQLSIDGADPLLLFGFNDIHLRKIEDAFPETQITARGSEIHLEGEPEALEKVERVFSEMMTLLERNEHLTEEDVDTVLSLFDTDGATASAPTADPGQRDLILTTPDGEIIKPRSANQERLVQSAATNDVVFAIGPAGTGKTYLAVALAVAALNNHEVDKIVLSRPAVEAGEELGFLPGDFYEKVAPYLRPLYDALGEMMPRDELAESLEQDRVEVVPLAYMRGRTLKSSFVILDEAQNATTSQMKMFLTRLGPHSRAVVTGDITQTDLQDRNASGLIQVQHILKGVDGIEFVYLEREDVERHRLVRDIIAAYKEHNE, encoded by the coding sequence TTGCCCGAAAAACAACTGAGCATTGACGGTGCCGATCCACTCCTGCTGTTCGGCTTCAACGACATTCACCTCCGAAAGATCGAGGACGCGTTCCCGGAGACCCAGATCACGGCTCGGGGCTCGGAGATTCACCTTGAGGGCGAGCCGGAGGCGCTGGAAAAGGTCGAGCGGGTCTTCAGCGAGATGATGACGCTCCTCGAGCGCAACGAGCACCTCACCGAAGAGGATGTCGACACGGTCCTGTCTCTGTTCGATACGGACGGCGCGACCGCCTCAGCCCCGACGGCAGACCCCGGCCAGCGCGACCTGATCCTCACCACTCCCGACGGTGAGATCATTAAGCCCCGCTCCGCCAACCAGGAGCGCCTCGTCCAGTCGGCCGCGACCAACGACGTGGTGTTCGCCATCGGGCCCGCCGGTACCGGGAAGACGTACCTGGCCGTGGCACTGGCCGTTGCCGCCCTCAACAACCACGAGGTGGACAAGATCGTCCTCTCCCGCCCCGCCGTGGAGGCCGGGGAAGAGCTCGGGTTTCTGCCGGGCGACTTCTACGAGAAGGTGGCGCCGTACCTCCGCCCTCTCTACGATGCCCTCGGGGAGATGATGCCCCGCGACGAGCTGGCCGAGTCGCTAGAGCAGGACCGTGTGGAGGTGGTCCCCCTGGCCTACATGCGAGGCCGGACGCTGAAGTCCTCGTTCGTCATCCTCGACGAGGCGCAGAACGCCACCACGAGTCAGATGAAGATGTTTCTGACCCGGCTTGGGCCCCACAGCCGGGCCGTCGTAACGGGTGACATCACGCAGACCGACCTTCAAGACCGGAACGCAAGTGGCCTCATCCAGGTGCAGCACATCCTCAAGGGCGTTGACGGGATCGAGTTTGTCTACCTGGAGCGCGAGGACGTGGAGCGGCACCGCCTGGTGCGTGACATCATCGCCGCCTACAAGGAGCACAATGAATAA
- a CDS encoding 3-hydroxyacyl-CoA dehydrogenase family protein yields MSVHTTAVVGAGTMGNGIAHVFARHGYDATLIDLDESLLEDARSTIEGNLSRQVENDAITPEDKAAALDRLSFTPDTSKGVASADLVVEAVPEAQEIKSDVFGTLDEHAPTDAILASNTSSISITWIADQTDRPDQVTGMHFFNPVPVMTLVEVVRGQRTSDATFETVAGVAEDLDKNPVEVEDYPGFVSNRILMPMINEAVFCVMEGVADPEDIDTVMELGMNHPMGPLTLADFIGLDVCLNILEVLHEELGDDKYRPCPLLRRKVTAGQLGRKTGEGFFEYD; encoded by the coding sequence ATGTCCGTGCATACCACCGCGGTCGTGGGGGCCGGCACCATGGGCAACGGCATCGCCCATGTCTTCGCCCGTCACGGCTACGACGCGACCCTCATTGACCTCGATGAATCCCTTCTCGAGGACGCCCGATCGACGATTGAGGGAAACCTGTCGCGCCAGGTCGAGAACGACGCGATTACACCGGAGGACAAGGCCGCGGCCCTTGACCGTCTCTCGTTTACGCCCGACACGTCCAAGGGCGTAGCGTCCGCCGATCTGGTCGTCGAGGCCGTGCCGGAGGCGCAGGAGATTAAGTCGGACGTCTTTGGCACACTCGACGAGCATGCGCCCACCGACGCGATCCTTGCCTCCAACACGTCGTCCATCTCGATCACCTGGATTGCCGATCAGACCGACCGGCCCGACCAGGTCACCGGGATGCATTTCTTCAACCCTGTGCCGGTGATGACACTCGTCGAGGTGGTGCGGGGACAGCGCACGAGTGACGCCACGTTCGAGACAGTGGCCGGCGTCGCGGAAGACCTCGACAAAAACCCAGTGGAGGTGGAAGACTATCCGGGCTTCGTGTCGAACCGCATCCTCATGCCCATGATCAACGAGGCGGTCTTCTGCGTCATGGAGGGGGTGGCCGACCCCGAAGACATCGACACGGTGATGGAGCTGGGGATGAATCACCCGATGGGCCCACTCACGCTGGCGGACTTCATTGGGCTGGACGTGTGCCTGAACATCCTGGAGGTGCTCCACGAAGAGCTTGGGGACGACAAGTACCGCCCGTGTCCGCTCCTCCGTCGCAAAGTGACGGCCGGTCAACTAGGCCGAAAGACGGGGGAGGGGTTCTTCGAATACGACTGA
- the panD gene encoding aspartate 1-decarboxylase has protein sequence MDLSMLRAKLHRLHVTEADLYYEGSITIDEELLDAAGMLPYEKVQVVNVNNGSRLETYTIPGETGERTVCLNGPAARLAALGDEVIVIAYAKLTPSEAREHHPRVVHVDENNDVTKTRTLDVAKETDGGLAPDGMEDVLIADGPQS, from the coding sequence ATGGACCTTTCGATGCTCAGGGCAAAGCTCCACCGGCTTCACGTCACCGAGGCCGACCTGTACTACGAGGGGTCGATTACCATCGATGAAGAGCTGTTGGACGCCGCCGGCATGCTGCCCTACGAGAAGGTACAGGTGGTCAATGTAAACAATGGAAGCCGGCTCGAGACCTACACAATTCCGGGGGAGACGGGCGAGCGCACGGTGTGCCTGAACGGCCCAGCGGCCCGGCTCGCAGCCCTGGGCGACGAAGTGATTGTAATCGCGTACGCCAAGCTCACCCCCTCCGAGGCCCGCGAGCATCATCCACGCGTGGTTCACGTCGATGAGAATAACGACGTGACGAAAACGCGAACCCTCGACGTCGCGAAAGAGACGGACGGAGGCCTCGCGCCGGACGGCATGGAGGATGTCCTCATCGCCGACGGGCCGCAGTCGTAG
- the panC gene encoding pantoate--beta-alanine ligase, with the protein MELLRSVDAMQAQADAARVEGQTLALVPTLGALHEGHLALVRRALTEADHVTVSVFVNPTQFGPGEDYDDYPRDLEGDRETLEALDVDAMFAPSVEEMYPYADDEALPGPLAWVDVDRLDEHLCGAYREGHFRGVTTVVTKLFHACKPDMAVFGRKDAQQYVILRRLVEDLLLDIEIVGVPTVREPDGLAQSSRNEYLNPEERNQATVLYEAVTAAEEAVEGGEQAAEGVVGAMENKLAAAPDADVQYAEVVDAHTLQPVDHLVPGQEVLAAVAVFFGETRLIDNTFVQVPPAQA; encoded by the coding sequence ATGGAACTGCTTCGTAGCGTTGACGCCATGCAGGCTCAGGCCGACGCGGCCCGGGTCGAGGGACAAACCCTCGCCCTCGTGCCGACCCTGGGGGCCCTGCACGAGGGACACCTGGCCCTCGTGCGCCGGGCCCTGACAGAGGCCGATCACGTGACCGTCTCCGTCTTCGTCAATCCTACCCAATTTGGACCGGGTGAAGACTACGACGACTATCCGCGCGACCTGGAGGGCGACCGGGAAACGCTGGAGGCGCTCGACGTGGACGCGATGTTCGCCCCGTCGGTCGAAGAGATGTACCCCTACGCCGACGACGAGGCCCTGCCTGGCCCCCTTGCGTGGGTCGACGTGGATCGGCTCGACGAGCACCTTTGCGGGGCGTATCGGGAAGGGCATTTTCGTGGGGTGACCACCGTCGTAACCAAGCTCTTCCACGCCTGTAAGCCCGACATGGCGGTCTTTGGCCGCAAGGACGCGCAGCAGTACGTCATCCTCCGGCGCCTCGTGGAAGACCTGCTCCTCGACATCGAGATTGTGGGCGTGCCGACCGTGCGGGAGCCCGACGGCCTCGCGCAGTCGTCCCGGAACGAGTACCTCAATCCCGAGGAGCGGAACCAGGCGACGGTGCTGTACGAGGCCGTAACCGCCGCCGAAGAGGCGGTCGAAGGGGGGGAACAGGCGGCGGAAGGTGTTGTTGGAGCGATGGAAAATAAGCTCGCAGCGGCGCCCGACGCGGACGTGCAGTACGCGGAGGTCGTGGACGCCCACACCCTCCAGCCCGTCGATCACCTCGTGCCCGGGCAGGAGGTACTGGCCGCCGTGGCAGTTTTCTTTGGCGAGACGCGCCTTATCGACAACACCTTCGTGCAGGTGCCGCCGGCCCAGGCGTAG
- a CDS encoding DUF5995 family protein, translating to MAQSIDAVLEELDQILAEARRQRSRLGYFAALYRDVTARVQDAIEAGNFDDGTRMERLDVRFARHYLDALEAHNSGGDPPRAWTHTFEAASRWRPLVLHHLLLGMNAHINLDLGIAAVEVTTEETLPDLKGDFDRINRILGDMIETTQTRIADVSPWIGVLDRLGGRADEVISNFCLVQARNDAWDFAASLAALDAEAQARAIETKDEETARRTADILRPGGPWIVPALLWVRLWETASVPTILSTLSRTSPAV from the coding sequence ATGGCCCAGTCCATCGACGCCGTTCTCGAGGAGCTTGACCAGATCCTGGCCGAGGCCCGTCGGCAGCGGAGTCGTCTCGGCTACTTTGCGGCCCTCTACCGAGACGTCACGGCCCGCGTGCAGGACGCCATTGAGGCGGGGAATTTTGACGACGGGACCCGGATGGAGCGCCTGGATGTCCGTTTTGCACGCCACTACCTCGATGCCTTAGAGGCGCACAATTCAGGAGGCGACCCGCCCCGAGCATGGACCCACACGTTCGAGGCCGCATCTCGGTGGCGCCCCCTCGTGCTTCATCACCTCCTGCTCGGCATGAACGCACACATTAATCTTGATCTCGGCATCGCCGCCGTGGAAGTGACCACCGAAGAGACCCTCCCCGACTTGAAGGGCGACTTCGACCGGATTAACCGAATCCTGGGGGACATGATCGAAACGACCCAGACCCGAATCGCAGACGTCTCGCCGTGGATCGGCGTTCTCGATCGGCTTGGGGGGCGAGCCGACGAGGTGATTAGCAACTTTTGCCTCGTTCAGGCACGGAACGACGCGTGGGACTTCGCTGCGAGCCTAGCGGCGCTTGACGCCGAGGCGCAGGCCCGTGCGATCGAGACCAAGGATGAGGAGACGGCCCGGCGTACGGCAGACATTCTCCGACCGGGCGGCCCATGGATTGTCCCGGCCCTCCTATGGGTTCGACTGTGGGAGACGGCTTCCGTCCCAACGATCCTGTCAACCCTCTCGCGCACGAGCCCGGCGGTGTGA